A stretch of Peteryoungia algae DNA encodes these proteins:
- a CDS encoding TAXI family TRAP transporter solute-binding subunit has product MRHYKSIFGAVLAIGLATSAVAQDMSFFRIGTGGTAGTYYPIGGLLANAISNPPGSRTCEEGGSCGVPGLVASALSANGSVANINAIASGTLESGFAQSDVATWAYTGTGIWEGKPAVENLRAIANLYPESIHLVASAESGIKSVADLKGKRVSLDEPGSGTLVDARVILEGYGLSEADITPEYLKPDQAADRMRDGAMDAFFFVGGYPAGAIAELASQHDVKLVPISCEDAPSICEKYTFFAADNLPGGTYEGNPDDVKTLAVGAQWITSADQPEELIYGITKALWNDNTRKQLDAGHAKGKAITKESALNGVGVPLHPGAERFYKEAGLLK; this is encoded by the coding sequence ATGAGACATTACAAATCCATCTTTGGCGCTGTTCTGGCGATAGGTTTGGCAACATCCGCAGTGGCACAGGACATGTCCTTCTTCCGCATCGGCACAGGCGGCACAGCCGGCACCTATTATCCAATTGGCGGATTGCTCGCGAATGCGATCTCCAACCCACCCGGTTCGCGCACCTGCGAGGAGGGCGGCTCGTGTGGCGTTCCCGGTCTCGTTGCTTCGGCGCTGTCGGCGAACGGATCAGTTGCCAATATCAACGCCATCGCCAGCGGCACCCTGGAATCGGGTTTTGCCCAGTCGGATGTGGCGACATGGGCCTATACCGGTACTGGCATCTGGGAAGGCAAGCCCGCCGTTGAAAATCTTCGGGCGATTGCCAATCTTTACCCGGAGAGCATTCACCTCGTGGCGAGCGCAGAGTCCGGCATCAAGAGTGTTGCCGACCTCAAGGGCAAGCGCGTCTCGCTGGACGAGCCGGGCTCTGGCACCTTGGTCGATGCAAGGGTCATTCTGGAAGGCTATGGCCTGTCCGAGGCAGACATTACGCCTGAGTACCTGAAACCTGATCAAGCGGCAGACCGTATGCGTGACGGCGCCATGGATGCCTTTTTCTTTGTCGGCGGCTATCCTGCCGGCGCCATTGCCGAGCTTGCAAGCCAGCACGACGTGAAGCTAGTTCCGATCTCATGTGAAGATGCGCCGTCGATCTGCGAAAAGTACACGTTCTTTGCGGCGGACAACCTTCCCGGCGGCACCTATGAAGGCAATCCCGACGACGTGAAGACCTTGGCCGTGGGTGCACAATGGATCACGAGTGCGGATCAGCCGGAAGAACTGATTTATGGAATCACAAAAGCGTTGTGGAACGACAACACCCGCAAGCAGCTCGATGCTGGCCACGCCAAGGGTAAGGCCATCACCAAGGAATCCGCACTGAACGGCGTCGGTGTTCCGCTGCATCCGGGTGCAGAAAGGTTTTACAAGGAAGCAGGTCTCCTGAAGTAG